In Leptospira ryugenii, one genomic interval encodes:
- a CDS encoding Kelch repeat-containing protein — protein MSLFLFQCQGLLEGGRSGQDQIFLSEIGSRLLFPNILLTSNPSLGSAISAREIAVRSSEAVWTKQTIPLLEIRNQSNGDLVTAKIEEVSASEFKIQLPKDLARGTYVVQLESVSRLLGKSFNPSRLEVNFDPEAPTVQSVFGTILDSSFFNQGYLDVSFNETVQNANLLSSYSLNGQSLGTLRLSSVFPISGNLYRLFFTGLPSSTGGILVLSFQNILDTAGNALQVPNLQFQVYGFKFAGEMQTARSQAVSVLLPSGQILTIGGVTGSGVSNLCELYNPNTKSSVSVGNLTTGRRRFTATLLNDGRVFIAGGDRNTSQSAGDTINTTEIFDPATNTFSNGPNLITGRMDHAAILLASGKVLIAGGILIENASPFLSTNLAEVYDPNTNTMSSTGNLQYPRRDFVFKKLADGNVYAFGGLRKILSDEYIRETEVFDEQSGNFTVVPRYELRLNRSTFFVEEFSDRILAFGAVPTTERLLKNESAFSLAASFSTIRTKFSPIAFAEEKIILFGGEADGTYVPRIDYYDIPNNRFTLGSRMLVPRIDSQTIRLPSGKVIVIGGLAANPVKEIEEYSYE, from the coding sequence TTGTCTCTTTTCCTGTTCCAATGCCAAGGATTGCTAGAGGGTGGGCGAAGTGGCCAGGATCAAATTTTCCTTTCAGAGATTGGTTCTAGACTTCTGTTTCCCAATATACTCCTGACCAGCAATCCTTCCTTAGGTTCAGCGATCTCTGCCCGTGAGATTGCTGTTAGAAGCTCGGAAGCTGTATGGACCAAACAAACAATTCCACTCCTAGAAATTAGAAACCAGTCCAATGGAGATCTCGTTACGGCAAAGATAGAAGAAGTAAGTGCGTCAGAATTTAAAATCCAACTTCCGAAAGATTTAGCTCGCGGAACTTATGTGGTTCAGTTAGAATCAGTTTCCCGTTTGCTTGGCAAATCATTTAATCCCTCACGATTGGAGGTTAACTTTGATCCAGAGGCACCAACCGTACAAAGTGTATTCGGAACTATTTTAGATTCATCTTTTTTTAACCAAGGGTATTTGGATGTTTCTTTCAATGAGACCGTACAGAATGCAAATCTTCTTTCCTCCTATTCTTTAAATGGTCAATCGCTCGGAACACTTCGTTTATCAAGTGTATTCCCTATTTCGGGCAATTTGTACCGTCTTTTTTTTACAGGTCTGCCCTCGTCTACTGGTGGTATCTTGGTTCTTTCCTTTCAAAATATATTGGATACTGCTGGGAATGCTTTGCAAGTACCAAACCTACAATTCCAAGTCTATGGTTTCAAGTTTGCTGGTGAGATGCAGACCGCCAGATCCCAGGCTGTGAGTGTTCTTCTTCCCTCTGGTCAAATCCTAACGATCGGAGGTGTTACAGGCTCTGGTGTGAGCAACCTTTGCGAACTATACAATCCTAATACGAAGTCCAGCGTTAGCGTTGGAAATTTAACAACGGGGAGGAGACGTTTCACAGCAACCTTGTTAAATGATGGCCGAGTTTTTATCGCAGGCGGTGATCGGAATACAAGTCAGAGTGCAGGAGATACCATCAATACAACAGAAATTTTTGATCCAGCTACAAATACATTTTCAAATGGTCCAAATTTAATCACAGGTCGTATGGACCACGCAGCCATTCTCCTTGCTTCGGGTAAAGTCTTGATTGCTGGTGGGATATTAATTGAAAATGCCTCACCATTTTTGAGTACGAATTTAGCTGAAGTGTATGATCCAAATACAAACACGATGTCCTCCACTGGAAATTTACAATATCCTAGGAGAGATTTTGTCTTCAAGAAGTTAGCCGATGGAAATGTCTATGCCTTTGGTGGATTGCGAAAGATATTAAGTGATGAGTACATTCGTGAGACAGAAGTTTTTGATGAACAAAGTGGAAATTTTACTGTGGTTCCTCGCTACGAACTTCGTCTCAATCGTTCTACTTTCTTTGTGGAGGAGTTTTCCGACCGCATCCTCGCTTTTGGCGCTGTGCCTACCACAGAACGTCTGTTAAAGAATGAAAGTGCATTTTCTCTAGCAGCTTCCTTTTCGACGATTCGAACCAAATTCTCACCTATTGCATTTGCTGAAGAAAAAATCATTTTGTTCGGCGGGGAAGCTGATGGCACCTATGTTCCGCGCATTGATTATTATGATATTCCCAATAATAGATTTACACTAGGTTCACGGATGCTCGTTCCTAGGATTGACAGCCAGACCATTCGATTGCCATCGGGTAAGGTAATTGTCATTGGAGGCCTTGCGGCAAATCCTGTAAAAGAGATCGAGGAATACTCTTATGAATGA
- a CDS encoding kelch-like protein: protein MKLGFKHLTLFCFALSLSCSSNPNQTVVLTELLGLGASMEASSQPQISSILNELPSLRIFLPMEPLRPLGKSDWEIDGEAKGSLSLESFEQVSTKEYRLALAGKAEEGLLRIKLKRTTFLGRFGQEEREFIFSYVIDQGAPTVTLNFKEGDFPVFLDDGFLDLTFSEPVEGASLKSNYSFSAPVSSDVTIINVLSLSSKSYRLVLSGKPQRSFDRLQFSISNIKDFAGRELQNKAFNYFQPKVNILPSLNVARCYPRLVTLSDGKVMIIGGIIPDSSPQDTLSSIEIFDPATNQFTVFPQVLNQKRSDFTANRLSDGRIIVVAGLLGPGSNLANYLSDFELIDPSGTVAPVRRMLPAQVRAGHKSAWAGDGFLYILGGRGHPSAANSLAYLDRVDRFDPSTNDFVNVKKIAIGRDGLEVGTDSKGRILVTLGIRSQSFHSNSFEYYDSSSVTASTEHPVLLANTRRFHSLLRDGADQFYVLGGGNLDKITAIERINADGSNTYLANFTEQRYFAGFSFWNQNQILAIGGNTDSGFASSIESLNLSNSKVYTVGTLPYRSSCTTVHTLGNRDILILTGNQPAQRLQIAQ, encoded by the coding sequence ATGAAATTAGGTTTTAAACATTTAACCCTCTTTTGCTTTGCTCTATCTTTGAGCTGTTCCTCTAATCCCAACCAAACAGTTGTATTAACAGAACTTTTGGGTTTAGGAGCCTCAATGGAGGCAAGCTCTCAACCTCAAATCAGTTCAATTCTAAATGAATTACCATCTCTACGTATATTTTTGCCAATGGAACCTTTGCGACCCTTGGGCAAATCCGATTGGGAAATAGATGGGGAGGCGAAAGGTAGCCTAAGTCTTGAGTCTTTTGAGCAAGTAAGTACAAAAGAATATCGATTGGCATTGGCAGGAAAGGCGGAAGAAGGACTTTTGCGCATCAAACTCAAACGGACTACTTTTTTGGGAAGGTTTGGCCAAGAAGAAAGAGAATTTATCTTTAGTTATGTGATAGACCAAGGTGCACCAACGGTCACTTTAAATTTTAAAGAAGGAGACTTTCCTGTTTTTTTAGACGATGGGTTTTTGGATCTGACCTTTTCAGAGCCGGTAGAAGGGGCTAGTCTTAAAAGCAATTATTCATTCTCGGCACCGGTTTCCTCAGATGTTACCATCATTAATGTACTTTCCTTAAGTAGTAAAAGCTACCGACTTGTATTGTCGGGCAAACCCCAAAGATCCTTCGATCGATTGCAATTTTCGATTAGCAATATAAAAGATTTTGCTGGTAGGGAATTACAAAACAAAGCATTCAATTATTTCCAACCCAAGGTAAATATATTGCCCTCTCTTAATGTAGCTCGCTGTTACCCTAGATTGGTAACTCTGAGTGATGGAAAGGTAATGATCATTGGGGGCATCATACCCGATTCTAGTCCCCAAGACACTTTGTCCTCGATAGAAATTTTTGATCCAGCTACCAATCAATTCACTGTATTTCCTCAAGTTTTGAACCAAAAGAGATCCGATTTTACCGCCAATCGACTGTCAGATGGTCGGATCATTGTAGTGGCAGGTCTTCTCGGTCCTGGTAGCAATTTAGCTAATTATCTATCTGATTTTGAATTGATTGATCCTTCTGGTACTGTGGCACCTGTGCGAAGGATGCTACCTGCACAAGTCCGCGCAGGCCATAAATCAGCTTGGGCAGGAGATGGATTTTTATATATCCTAGGGGGAAGAGGCCATCCCTCTGCCGCCAACTCCCTTGCGTATTTGGATCGAGTCGACCGTTTTGATCCGTCTACTAATGATTTTGTGAATGTAAAGAAAATTGCAATTGGTCGGGATGGATTGGAAGTAGGGACAGATTCTAAGGGAAGGATACTTGTGACCTTAGGTATCAGAAGCCAGAGTTTTCATTCCAATTCCTTTGAATACTATGATTCTTCTTCAGTTACTGCGAGCACGGAACACCCTGTCCTTTTGGCAAATACCAGACGTTTCCATAGCCTACTGAGAGACGGTGCAGATCAGTTTTATGTCTTAGGTGGTGGGAATCTAGATAAAATCACCGCCATCGAAAGGATCAATGCCGATGGTTCCAATACTTATTTAGCTAACTTCACGGAACAAAGATACTTTGCTGGTTTTTCGTTTTGGAACCAAAACCAAATCCTTGCCATCGGAGGGAATACAGATTCAGGCTTTGCCTCCAGTATTGAATCTTTAAATCTGAGTAATTCTAAGGTATATACTGTTGGTACACTTCCTTACCGTAGTTCTTGCACCACGGTGCATACCCTCGGTAATCGTGATATTTTGATCTTAACTGGTAACCAACCGGCACAGAGGTTGCAAATTGCGCAGTAA